The DNA segment GTCATTGGTGTAATTCGTGGTAAGTTTTTTTATCCCCCACCCCTATCCACTTTCCCCTACCCCACTCCCATCCTCTGTCAAAAGCTTTAAGATTAAGCTCCTCAGTACCAGGGGGAACCGAATCTTCAACAGCTTTTCTCATTGCCTCTTTTTTAATGAGACCTGT comes from the bacterium genome and includes:
- a CDS encoding 2-oxoacid:acceptor oxidoreductase family protein, whose protein sequence is PQIAPKGTMLIEEELVTVSNLPETVKLFGIPATRIAEELGRKVVLNMVMAGFFTAVTGLIKKEAMRKAVEDSVPPGTEELNLKAFDRGWEWGRGKWIGVGDKKTYHELHQ